One Streptomyces formicae genomic window, GAGCGCCATCAGGCACACCCCGACGTTCGCCGACATGATCGACTGCGCGGCGAGCTCGACGGACGTACGCAGCCTTCCGGCCTCCGCGCAACGCCGCACCGCGGAGCGCAGCAACTCCTGGGCGTCGTCGATGGCCCGGGGCCTGGGGTCGCCGAGGGGCGTGAACATCAGCCGGTACAGGTGGGGGTTCCCCAGCGCGTACGCGACGTGACTGTCCCAGGCCACCCGCAGATCGGCGACCGGGTCCTCGGTCAGCGGGTTCTTCCGCTTGTTGGCGAGGAAACGCTCGAACCCGAGGTCGGCGACGGCCGTGAGCAGGCCCTGCTTGTCGCCGAACTGCCGGTAGATCTCCGGCATGCCCACACCCGCGCGGTCGCAGATCGCCCGTGTGGAGATGGCCGACGCGTCCTTGGTGGCGAGGAGCTCCGAGGTGGCTTCGAGGATGCGGTCCCGTGCGGCAGACATGCGCACAACGATAACGCCGCTAACACTCCGGGGTCCGGTACGGCCCCGCCCTCGGCCTGGTCAGCACGGACTCCCGCACACCCATTGAAAACATCGCTAACTTGTCGTGTTAGCGTTACTAACACCTGAGGGGCTCCTCCCCCGGGTGCGTTTTCCACCGCTCGTAGCGAAAGTGCTGGTGCCCTGATGCAACGCAGACGCCCGAAGCTCCTCCGCCTCACGACCGCGGCCGTCGCCGCCACCGCCGGGATGTCCCTGCTCGCCGCGTGCGGCTCCGGGGACGGGGGCGGCGGGAACGAGAAGGCGGGCAGGACCGCCGAGGGCGCCAAGTCGCCCGCCGCACGGCCCGGACCCGCCGGAGGCCGGGACTTCTCCGTGACGCACATCGGAGGGCCGACCACGATCGTGGAGATCGCCGGGGCCCGGATCCTGCTCGACCCGACCTTCGACGAACCGAAGAAGTACAAGAGCGGCCTGGAGAAGACGGCGGGCCCGGCCCTCGGCGTCGACCGGATCGGGAAGATCGACGCGGTGCTGCTCTCGCACGACCAGCACGACGACAACCTCGACGACGCGGGGCGCGAACTGCTCGAGGAGGTCCCCGTCGTGCTCTCGACGCCCGGCGCCCACCAGCGGCTCGGCGACCACGTGAAGGGCATGAAGAGCTGGACCTCGCACGACCTCAAGGTCTCCGGCAGGACCATCAAGGTCACCGCCGTGCCCGCCCTGCACGGCCCGGACGGCGTGGACCGCGGCGCGGACGGTGAGGTCACGGGATTCGCGCTGAGCGGCAGGGGCGTGCCGACCACCTACGTCTCCGGGGACAACGCCGCGGTCAAGGTGGCCAAGAGGACCGGCGCCGGGATCGAGAAGCGGTTCGGCGCGCTCGACACGGCGATCCTCTTCGCGGGCGCCGCCCGCACCCCGGCCATCCTCGACAACGCGCCGCTGACGCTGACGTCGAAGAACGCCGCGGCCGTCGCCGAGGCGCTCGCCCCGCGCAAGGTCGTCCCGGTCCACACGGACAGCTGGAACATCTACTCCCAGGACATGAAGAGCCTCGTCAGGGCCTTCGAGAAGCGCGGTGTCGAGGACGCACTCGTCGTCCCCGCCCCGGCGGGCAAGCCCACGTCGCTGCGCTGACAGGCGCGTTCACGCCGCACCGCACGTTTCACACCTCAGACCTCACACCCCGCCATCCCCCGTACGGAAGGACCCCGTCATGACCGTCTCCCGCACCCTGCGTGACGTCGTCGGACTCGACAACACCCTGCCCCGGCTCAGCGAGTCGGCGCTCGTCATGATCGACTTCCAGAACACCTACCGGACCGGCGTCATGCGGCTCGAAGGCGCCGAGGAGGCGCTGGCGGCCGGTGCCCGGCTGCTGACCGCCGCCCGCGCCGCGGGCACCCCCGTCGTGCACATCGTCAACGACGGCGGTGAGGGCACGCCGTACGACATCCGGGCCGAGATCGGCGCCATCAGCCCCGAGGTCGCCCCGGTCGACGGCGAGTACGTCGTCGTCAAGCAGGTCCCGAACGCCTTCCACGGGACCGACCTGGAGAAGGTGCTGCGCGAGCACGGCGTCGGCACCGAGCTGATCCTCGCCGGATTCATGACGCACATGTGTGTGCAGTTCACCGCCCAGGGCGCGTTCAACCTCGGCTACCGGCCCACGGTCGTCGCCGAGGCCACCGCCACGCGCTCGCTGCCCGCCGCCGACGGCACGGCCCTGTCCGCCGACGCCCTCCAGACGGCGGCGCTCACCACCGTCGCCGACCTGTTCGGCACGGTGGCCCCGACGGTCGACGACCTCACCGTCTAGGACCACCGCCTCCCCCGGCCATCGGGTGCGCCAACTCGCCAGGATTCGCACCTGAGTTGGCGCGCTTCGGTCATCATGTGGTCCATGGCGAGCGCGCGGGGGCGGACGTACGGGTTCGGAGCGGCCACGCTCGTGGCTTGCTGTGTCACCGTGGCGATGCTGATGCGTGCGCTCGGATCATCCGCCGGGGACGTCGATCCTCTCAGCGCGGCGATCGCTCTGGTCTCGTTCCCGCTGACGGTGTGGAGCGGGTACCTCACGTTCCAGTCGGTGCGTTGGCAGGAGACGGACCTGATCGACGCGTCGGCGCGGCTCGCGGCCCAGGTCGTGGCGGTCGAGCGGGAGGCGCGGCGCCAGCTGCTCGGGGGGCACGACCGCACCGTCGACCTGCGCTTCGTCTTCCGTCCTTCGCCCGCGCACTCCGCGCACGGCGCCGACGTGGGCGGGACCCTGGCGGAGGTGGCCGACTACTTCCAGCGGCTGCGCCCGCGGCGCATGGTCGTCACCGGTGCGCCGGGGGCCGGAAAGACCGTGCTCGCCATGCAGTTGATGCTGCGCCTCCTGGAGCAGCGCGGCCCGGACGAGCCGGTCCCCGTGCGGCTCTCGCTGGCCTCTTCGCAGGCTCATCTGGACGTGGAGGCGTGGCTCGCGCGCCACCTCGTCGGCGTCTACCACCTGTCACGACCGGCCGCGCACGCGCTGGTCGTGGCGCGGCGCGTGCTGCCGGTGCTCGATGGCCTCGACGAGCTGGACTCCGCGCCCGCCCCGGGCTACGGGTCCCGGTCGGCGCGGGTGCTCCGCGCCCTGAACGCCTACCAACAGGGCGTGGAGAAGGCCGAGTTGATCCTCACCTGCCGCAGCGACACGCACGACGCGCTGGAGGAGGCGAAGGTGTGGGCGCACGACGCGGCGCGGATCGAGATCCTGCCGGTCGTCCCCACCGAGGCCCGCCGCTTCCTCAACTCCCGCGTCGACGACCCGTCGCGCTGGGCCGAGGTCCTCGACTCCCTCGACCGCGCACCCACCGGACCGCTCGCCGTCGGCCTGGCCACGCCCTGGCGCCTCACCCTGGCCGTGACCGTCTACGAGCAGCGGGACCCCGACACCGGGACCTACGCGCACGACCCCAACCACCTCCTCTCGGCACACCTCAACAGCGCCGAGGCGGTCGGCACCCACCTCCTCGACCTCTTCATCCCGGCCATCACCGGCCTCTATCCGCGTACGCGCGCCGCCCACTTCGACCCCGTCCTCGTCCGCACGTGGCTCACCACGCTCGCCCGCCACTTGGACCACAACGCGACCACCGGCCGCGCCATCGCGGGCCGACAGCTGTCCGGCACCGACATCGTCCTGTCCCGCCTCTGGCCGCTGGCCGATAGCCGCCGTCCCCGTACCGCCCTCGTCCTGCCCGCCGTCGCGCTGTCGGCGACCGGCGCCCTCGCGCTCCTGGGGCTGCTCTCCACCCAAGGCCCCCTCGTCGCGCCCTGGCCCTACCTCGCCGCCCTCACCATGATGGGCCTGATCGCGAGCGTCATCTGGCTGGTGGCGTGGGACGACCTCAAGGAGGACCACGAGTACCACCCCACCCGGACGCGGCCCCGCAGCTTCACCCAGCGGCTCAGCGGCGGGCTCCGCATCGGGGGACTGGCCACGGGCGCACTCGCCGTGATCGCCGTGCGGCAGGACACTCCGATACCACCGGCCGTGGCCGTCCCGGCCCTCCTTGCGTGCGGCGGCGCCCTCGCCCTGCTCTTCTCCGTCCCTTCCCCCGGCGCGCCGGAGAGCTCCCATCCCGCGCTGAACATCAGGAGCCATCTGATCTGGAGCCTCCTGGCACCGGCCCTGCTCTTCGCCGAGCTGATGTTCGCCGCGGCGCTGGCCAGCGGCAAGGACGCCGCCACCGCCCTCGCCCTCACCGGCGCGGGAGGCTGTGCGGGCGGGCTCCTGTTCACTCCCCCGCTGGCCCCGACGGGCCTGTGGTACGTCATCCTCCTTGTCCGCACCCGGCGTTGGAGCCCCCGACCGCTGCCCTGGCGCCTCGGACACTTCCTGACGTGGTGTTACGACGCGGGCCTCGTGCGCGTCGCGGGAACCGCGTACCAGTTCCGCCACCGCGAGTTGCAGGACCACCTCGCCCGCGACGCGGCCGCGCACCGCTGACCGAGCCCCGGCGACCCCGCGAGCGGGACATCGCGATCACGTGACGGTCGTCGCATTCGCAAGGAACTGCGAACGAAATCCCCTTCCGTGCTCCACATGATCTCCACGAGATCCATGACCAACGGTTGAGGCTTGGACTAACTCCCAGCTCAGCAGCGTTTATTACTCAATCTTTGGCAGAATTTTGCTCTGTCATCGAAGGTTAATGCGATGGCAAAGTGAGAGTCACGACAGCGGTTCACGCTGTCTCCGGGGCACCCCGAGCGTCCGCCGCCACGGCGGGCCGCCGCCCCACCGTCACCATCGACCCGACCACACCGCGTCACGGCTTCCGCCGCACCGACGCAGGAGGCAGGCCACCTTGCAATCACTGATCGAGAACGCCCGTACCTTCGCCACCACGCACGTGGCGGACCCCCGGAACGCCGCGGCCTTCGAGGCCCTCGGAGCCGGACAGTCACCCGAAGCCCTGTTCGTCACCTGCTCCGACTCGCGCGTCGTCCCGACCCTCATCACCGGAGCGAGCCCCGGCGAACTCTTCGAACTCCGCACGGCGGGCAACGTCGTGCCGCCCTATCCGTCCTGCGGCCCGATAGCCGCCGACGGCCGCCCCATGAGCGAGGCGGCCACCATCGAGTACGCGGTGTGCGTGCTCGGGGTACGCGACATCGTGGTCTGCGGACATTCGCACTGCGGAGCGGTCGGCGCGCTCGTGCGCCAGGAAGACCTCTCCGCCGTACCGGCCGTGCGCGACTGGCTCGAACTCTCCGTCGCGCCCGACGCGGCGCTGCGCTCACAGCCCACCACCTCGGTGGACGTGGCCGAAGCGGTGCAGGCGCACGTCCTGGACCAGGTGGAGATACTGCGCTCCTACCCCTGTGTCAGCGAGCGGACCGCCGACGGTTCGCTGACCCTGCACGCCTGGTACTACGAGGTGCACACGGGCACCGTCGCCGCCCACCGTCCTTCGTCGGACGGCCGGCCGGCCTTCGGTCCGCTGTGAGTGCCGCCGCGCCCCACCGCCCGGCCCACTCCCACGACAGGACCCCCTCCCCTCATGTCCTCCTTCAGCTCCCCCCTGCTCTCCCCCTACCGCGCGTTGCGTGAACCCGGCGCCCTGCGCCGGGACTTCCTCGCCTCGCTCGTCGTCTTCCTCGTCGCCCTGCCGCTCTGCGTCGGGGTGGCCGTCGCCTCCGGCGTCCCCGCCGAACTGGGCCTGGTCACCGGCATCGTCGGCGGTCTGGTCGTCGGTTTCCTGCCGGGCAGCGCCCTCCAGGTCAGCGGGCCCGCCGCCGGACTCACCGTCCTCGTCTTCGAGGCGGTGAAGGAGTTCGGGCTCGGCATGCTCGGCGCGATCGTGCTGCTCACCGGCGCGCTCCAGATAGCCCTCGGACTGCTGCGCTGCGGCCGGTGGTTCCGTGCCATCTCCGTCTCCGTCGTCCAGGGCATGCTGGCGGGCATCGGACTCGTCCTGATCCTCGGACAGCTGTACACCATGGCGGGCGCCGAGCAGCCGCGTTCCGGGATCGAGAAGATCACCGGGCTGCCCGGACTGCTCGTCGACACCCTGGGCGACACCACGGCGCTGACCGCCGCCGCCGTCGGCTTCGGGACCATCGCCGTGCTCGTGCTGTGGCCCAAACTGCCGCCGTCCGCGCGCCTGGTGCCCGCGCCGCTGGCCGCCGTCGCCCTCGCCACCGCCGTGACCGCCGGGCTCCGCCTGGACGTCGCGAACGTGACGGTGCGCGGCCTGGTCGACGCGATCCAGCCACCGGGACTCGGTGACCTCGCGGAGCTCGGCAGCGTGGCCGTGCTCGGCACCGTCCTGGCGTTCACGCTGATCGCGTCCGCCGAATCCCTGTTCAGCGCGGCCGCCGTGGACCGCATGCACGACGGACCCCGTACGCACTACGACAAGGAGCTCGTCGCCCAGGGCGTCGGCAACACCGTGTGCGGCGTGCTCGGGGCCCTGCCGATGACCGCGGTCATCGTCCGCAGCTCGGCCAACGTGCAGGCGGGCGCCCGCACCCCGCTCTCGCGCATCCTGCACGGCGCGTGGCTGCTGCTCTTCGCCGTGCTGCTGCCCGCCGCGCTCGGCATCATCCCGCTGGCCGCGCTCGCCGGTGTCCTGGTGCACGCGGGCTGCAAGCTGATCCCCGTCAAGGAGATCGTCCCGCTGGCCCGTGCCCACCGCGGCGAGGCCGTCGTCCTCGCCACGACCGCGATCGCCATCCTCGTCACCAACATGTTCGAGGGCGTGGTCATCGGCCTGGTCCTCGCGGTGGTCAAGTCCGCGTGGGACACCTCGCATGTACAGGTGGACGTACGGGAGTTGACCGGTGGACGCCTCGTCGTGACCCTCACGGGGAACGCGACCTTCCTGCGGCTTCCGAAGATCCTGGAGACGCTGGAGGCCATGCCCAAGGACCGGCCGATAGAGCTGGACCTGACGGTCGTGCGCCACTTGGACCACGCGTGCCGCACGACCCTGGAGAACTGGGCGCTGCGGCACAACGACAGCGGCACGGAGGCGGTGCGCATGAAGACGCGGCCCGTGGCCGGTTCCGTGGCCGACCCGCCTGCCGATCCCATGACCGACCCCCTGGCCGGTCCCAGGGTCGAGGAGTCCGCGAAGGCGCGGACTCGACGCTGACGCCTGCCCGTACGACCGGGAGCCGACCCGCCGCGCGCCGACGTGCCCGCGCGCGGCGGGTTCGGCGTGCCCGCATGCCCCGACTGGCCGTATCCGGACGCGGCCATGCGATTTACGCCATCCAGTCCGCCCCCATTGACACTCCCTTGACCATCTCTTTACGTTTGATGGCGAGGGGACAAACGCCCTCAAAAGCTAATCAGCTAGGAGATTTCACTATGGAGCAGCTCATCAAGCGCATGACCGAAGAGACCGTCTGGCAGAAGTGGGTCGCCGCCAACTCGGCCCAGGGCGCGAAGGACGGCTGTATCAGCGCCACCCCGAAGAGCGGCTGCATCAGCGCCACCGGCAAGGCCGGCTGCATCTCCTGACCCGCTGATGTCTCACGGGGCCGCCGTCGCCGTCACGGCGGCGGCCCCGCCCCCTCCTCCACCACCCCGGAGCCCCCTTGAACCGCCTGCCGAGCGCCGACGTCCTTGACCAGGTCCGTGACATCCCCCTCTACCGCGACTCCGTGGAGCGCGGGGAGTTCCCGATCCTCGAGAAGCCGGAGATCGCCCGGGGCTTCCCCGACAACTGGATGACCCCCGATCTCGCCCGCGCGCTGGAGGCGGGCGACGCCGAGTACGTGCTGTCCACCGGGACCAACCACGCGCGGATGCGCCTGATCCGGCCGCCCTACTTCCTGCTCCGCTCCTACTACCGCCTGTGGAGCGAGCACCCGGACCTCGCGGCGAGCTGGCACGAGGGCGCCCGGCGGATCTCCCTGACCACCGTGCTCGCCACCGAGCACGTCGCCCGTGTGAACGCCGCCAAGCCCGGCGCGACCCCCGGCGAGCGCTGGCTCGACGACCGCACGCTGTACCTCAACCGCCGCCTGGATCCGGCTGATTGGGACCGCGCCGAGGTCGAGCGGATGCTCGCCGAGATCCGTACGGTGAGCGCCGCGCACCCCGGCGGCTCGTACCTCCTGGACTGCTCCGGGAACCATCTGGCGCAGCTGGTCCGCAAGGTCGACGCGTGGGACCTGTGGGACGACTTCCCCCGCCCCGTCGGCATCGTCCACGCCTACGAGTACGCGCCGTTGAACGTCCGCGCGTATCTGCGGTCCCGCTTCGAGTGCCCCGTCGTCGACCTCTTCGGCAGTACGGAACTGGGCTACCTCTTCTACAGCGACGCGGACGGCGGCTACCGCCCCTATCTGCACGACATGAGCGTGGAGTTGATCCCGGTGGAGCCGGGCAGCGGCATCCACAGCCTCATCGTCACCAGCGTCCGCAACCCGTACATGCCCCTGGTCCGCTACCGGTCGGGCGACTGCGTGCGCACCAGCGACGGCGGCACCGACCCCGAGCGGATCGTCTCCTTCTGCGGCCGCGAGAAGGAACTCCTCGCCGCACCGGAAGGGCCGGTCGCGCAGGCCGATCTCGACGCCCGCGTCGCCGCGGTCTCGCCCCGCGTCTTCCTGCAACAGCTGCACCTGACCGGGGAGGGCACCTGCCGTCTGCGGTACACGACCTTCGACGGCAAGCCGCTCACACCCGGCGACGAGCACGACCTCGCCCTGTCCGTCCACGCGTTGACAGGGCGCGCCTGCACCGTGGAACACCTCGACCACGTGCCCATCGGGCTCTCCGGCAAATACGCCTGGCTGACCACGCAGGACCCGGCGTGACCTCGCGCCCCTACGCACAGGACCCCACCATGCACACGGACACCCGCACGCCTCACGGCCCCGCCCCCACCGCCGAGGAGCTGCTCGGCACCGCCCTGCACGACGAGGTGGTCCGGTACTTCGCGGAGCAGCCCGACGCCCCGGACGCCGACTTCGTCACGTACCAAGTGCGCGAATGTCTGCGCTACCTCTACCTCGTCTCCCGCCACCCCGACCGGCTCGGCGGCCTCTTCCTCCCCGTCGAGCAGGACATCGACGAGATCTGGCACTACCTCATCCTGCAGACCCGCGAGTACCGGGAGCTGTGCGAACAGCGGCTCCCCGGCGGCCACTTCATCCACCATCGCAGCATCTCGTACGACGCCTACCAGGCCGATCCGGGACGCGAGACGGCCGCCGAGGAAGCGCTGCGGTGGATCCCCCTGTACACCGCCGCGTTCGGTCCCTTCGACGCGGACGCTCTGCCGCACTGGACGGTCGTGCGCTTCCTGCACGACCAACTGGGGCTTTCCCTGGCCGAGATCGCGGACGTCGACGCCGTCGCGGGGACACCGGCATGACCGTCACGGCGCCGCGCGCCGGGGGCGCGGCGCCGCCTGACGTGCTCCGCCGCGTCATGTCCGTGCTCGTCGTCTCGCAGACGCTCGGCGGCGCGGGCATGGCGGCGGGCATCACGGTCGGCGCGCTCCTCGCCGAGGACCTGCTCGGCTCCACCGGCCTTGCCGGACTGCCGACCGCGCTGTTCACCGGCGGCGCGGCCGTCGGTGCCGCCGCCATCGGCCGCCTCTCGCAGCGCCACGGGCGCCGTCCGGGGCTCGCGCTCGGCCACGGCGCCGCCGCGCTCGGCAGCGCGGGAGTCGTCGCGGGCGCCGCCTGGCAGTGGGCGTGGCTGCTCCTGACGTCGCTCTTCGTGTACGGCGCCGGTACCGCGACCGGGCTCCTCGCCCGGTACGCGGGCGCCGACATCGCCCCGCCCGAGCGGCGCGGCCGTGCCACCGGCACGGTGCTGCTCGCCACGACGCTCGGCGCGGTCGTCGGGCCGAACCTCGTCGGCCCCACGGGCGCGCTCGCACACGCGTGGGGCATTCCGCGGCTCGCGGGGCCCTTCCTGCTCGCCGCGGTCGCCTATGCCGCGGCGGGTCTCGTGCTGTGGGTGTGGCTGCGGCCGGATCCGCTGCTGCTCGCGCGCGCGACGCCCGAGCCAGGGCCGGAGCCGGAGCCGGGTGCGGAGCCCGAGTCCGTCCCCGTTCCCGCGCCCCGGTCGTCGGCGGTGGCGCGCACGGCGCGGTCCGACCGGCCCGCCCCTTTGCCCGGTCTCGTCACCGGCGCGACCGTGATGATCACCGCTCAGCTGGTGATGATCGCCGTGATGACCATGACGCCCGTCCACATGACCGGGCACGGCCACGGCACCCAGGCCGCCGGGTTCGTCATCGCGCTGCACGTGGGCGCGATGTTCCTGCCGTCGCCGCTGAGCGGACTGCTCGTGGACCGGATCGGTCGGCTGCCCGTGGCGGCCTCGTCCGGCGCCGTGCTGCTCGCCGCCTGCCTGGTCGCCGCGCTCGCCCCGCCGACCGGCATGGTGGGTCTTTCCTGCGCGCTCGTCCTGCTCGGCGTGGGCTGGAACCTGGCCCTTGTCAGCGGCACGGCGCTGATCACCGATGCCGTGCCGGGGGAACGCCGCGCCTCCGTGCAGGGCCTGGTCGACGTCGGCGTGGCCCTGGCGGGCGCGACCGGCGGCATGGCGTCCGGCCTGGTGGTGGCGGGCGGCGGTTATCCGCTGCTCGCGGTCGCGGCGGGCACGCTCGCCCTCGCGGTGATCCCGCTGGTGGCGCTGCGGGGCGCGGCCCGGTCCTGACCTCCGGCGGGTCAGGCGGGCGGGCCGCGCCCGTGCGCAGGTCAGCGGTGGGTGTCGAGCACCTTGCGGAGCACCCCGGCGAACTCTTCCGGGGCCCCCTGCTGGCCGAACTCACCGCCGAGGAATCCCCCGTGGTGACTGGGGAAGATCACCGGCGCGGAGCCGATACGGGCGGCGAGCTCCGCCGCGGCGCGGGCGGCGAGTTCGCCCTCGGACTCCTTCCCCGCCGCGAGCACGATGTGCGTCGACGCGGCGCCGAGTGCGGCGAAGTCGGGCCGGTAGCCCGTGCACGTACGGAGGTTCTGGCCGAGCAGCGGATCGTCGCGCGAGCCGTCGTCCTCCGTCGGCAGCCCGAAGTCGGCGGGCGAGGGGGCCGGTTCGTCCCGCCAGTTCTCCTGGAACGGCCCCTTCCGGCTCGTCACCGCGATGAACTTCGCCATCGCGGGTCCCATCCCTTCGCGCTGATACGTCTCGTGCAGATCCGCGCAGACCGCGAGGGCCGCTTCGCGGTCCGGCAGCACCTGCACCGTCGGCGGTTCATGCGCGACCAGTGTGTGCACGAGCTCCGAATGCCGGGCGACCAGGGCCAGCGCGTTGACGGCGCCGCCGCTGCTGGCGAACAGGTCCACGGGGCCGACCCCGAGCGCCTCGATCACCCGGCGCACGTCGTCGGCGTGCTCCTCGGGCGTCGACTCCACCGCGCCGTCCGTTCGGACACTGCGGCCCACCCCGCGCGGGTCGTAGGTGACGACGGTCCGGTCGGTGAAGTACGAGGACAGCGAGGCGAAGCCGTCGGCGGACATCGGCGATCCGATCAGTACGAGCACCCGCTCGCCGTCCGCCGCGGCGGTCGAAGGGCCCCGGACGTCGTACTGGATCTCGGCGCCTTTCGTGGCCAGCTTGTGGGTCACCGGATCAGCCATGGCTGTCTCCTTCATCGTTCTCGGTTCCATCGTTCTCGGTCGTCATGACGTTCACTGGTGCAGACCGGTGCCGACGCCGGAACTCATCGCGTCTGCCGCGCCTTTCGCGCCCCCGTGTCCGAGCAGTGTTCGAGCGGGTTCACGAAGAACTGCACCGCTCCGGACGCGACGACCTCCGCCATGACCCGCCGCCAGCGGGGCGAGCAGTCCTCCAGGGTCTTGGCGGTCTCGAAGTAGCAGAGCCCGGACTCGAAGCGGTCCGTGATGGCGGCGCAGGGTTCCGGGGCATCGGCCCTCGGCACGGCGGGGGCGACGGCGCCCGCGGAGCCTGTCGTGAGGACGGCGGCCAGCATGACGCCGCAGGCCAGGGACGCGGCGAGGCGACGGGGACCGGGGGTGATCAGAGGGCGCGGCGTGGTCAGGGGGCGGTGCATGGCGTGGCTCCTTCTCGGGTGACCGGTCAACGGGGCAACCGGAACGCGTAACTCGGTATCCGGGGTAACGGGTGACCCGCCGCCCGGGTCACCTGCTCGCGGGATCCTGGTGTCACGCCCCTGCCGCTCGCGCTCGCCGTCATCTACCGTCGTGATCATGACTGATGCCCGTGCAGTGCCCGAGGACCCCTCGCTGTTCAGCACCATGTCCACGATGCGCGCCATGCGCAGGATCAAGCCGGATCCGGTGCCGGAGGCCGTGCTCGACCAACTGGTCCAGGCCGCCGTGTGGGGTCCCAGCGGCGGCAACATGCAGTGCTACGAGTACGTCGTCGTCACCGACCGCGAGGTGATGGCGCGGCTCGCCCCGCTCTGGGAACGCTGTGTGGACGCCTACTTGGCGACCACGGGGAAGCACGCGCCCGAGGGGATGGACAGCGCGGCGTACGGGCGCATGGTCGACGCGATCACGTACCAGCGCGATCACTTCGCGCAGACCCCCGCGCTCGTCATTCCCTGCTACAGCTTCCCGCCCCCGCGCATCGACGCGGAGGGGGTGCGGGCCTCGACCGAGGCGCTCGGGCCCGTCGCCGCGGCGCGGCAGGCCGAGCCCTCGACGCAGATACGTTTCCATGCGCTGGCCGAGGGTTCGTGCGTGTATCCCGGAGTGCAGAACCTCCTCCTCGCCGCCCGGGGACTCGGCCTCGCCGCCAACATCACCATCTGGCACCTGATGCTGGAGCAGGAGTGGAAGAGCGAACTCGGCATCCCGGAGGGGATCAACACGTTCGCCGTGATCCCGGTCGGCTATC contains:
- a CDS encoding SulP family inorganic anion transporter; translation: MSSFSSPLLSPYRALREPGALRRDFLASLVVFLVALPLCVGVAVASGVPAELGLVTGIVGGLVVGFLPGSALQVSGPAAGLTVLVFEAVKEFGLGMLGAIVLLTGALQIALGLLRCGRWFRAISVSVVQGMLAGIGLVLILGQLYTMAGAEQPRSGIEKITGLPGLLVDTLGDTTALTAAAVGFGTIAVLVLWPKLPPSARLVPAPLAAVALATAVTAGLRLDVANVTVRGLVDAIQPPGLGDLAELGSVAVLGTVLAFTLIASAESLFSAAAVDRMHDGPRTHYDKELVAQGVGNTVCGVLGALPMTAVIVRSSANVQAGARTPLSRILHGAWLLLFAVLLPAALGIIPLAALAGVLVHAGCKLIPVKEIVPLARAHRGEAVVLATTAIAILVTNMFEGVVIGLVLAVVKSAWDTSHVQVDVRELTGGRLVVTLTGNATFLRLPKILETLEAMPKDRPIELDLTVVRHLDHACRTTLENWALRHNDSGTEAVRMKTRPVAGSVADPPADPMTDPLAGPRVEESAKARTRR
- a CDS encoding NACHT domain-containing protein, with amino-acid sequence MASARGRTYGFGAATLVACCVTVAMLMRALGSSAGDVDPLSAAIALVSFPLTVWSGYLTFQSVRWQETDLIDASARLAAQVVAVEREARRQLLGGHDRTVDLRFVFRPSPAHSAHGADVGGTLAEVADYFQRLRPRRMVVTGAPGAGKTVLAMQLMLRLLEQRGPDEPVPVRLSLASSQAHLDVEAWLARHLVGVYHLSRPAAHALVVARRVLPVLDGLDELDSAPAPGYGSRSARVLRALNAYQQGVEKAELILTCRSDTHDALEEAKVWAHDAARIEILPVVPTEARRFLNSRVDDPSRWAEVLDSLDRAPTGPLAVGLATPWRLTLAVTVYEQRDPDTGTYAHDPNHLLSAHLNSAEAVGTHLLDLFIPAITGLYPRTRAAHFDPVLVRTWLTTLARHLDHNATTGRAIAGRQLSGTDIVLSRLWPLADSRRPRTALVLPAVALSATGALALLGLLSTQGPLVAPWPYLAALTMMGLIASVIWLVAWDDLKEDHEYHPTRTRPRSFTQRLSGGLRIGGLATGALAVIAVRQDTPIPPAVAVPALLACGGALALLFSVPSPGAPESSHPALNIRSHLIWSLLAPALLFAELMFAAALASGKDAATALALTGAGGCAGGLLFTPPLAPTGLWYVILLVRTRRWSPRPLPWRLGHFLTWCYDAGLVRVAGTAYQFRHRELQDHLARDAAAHR
- a CDS encoding MFS transporter, with the translated sequence MTVTAPRAGGAAPPDVLRRVMSVLVVSQTLGGAGMAAGITVGALLAEDLLGSTGLAGLPTALFTGGAAVGAAAIGRLSQRHGRRPGLALGHGAAALGSAGVVAGAAWQWAWLLLTSLFVYGAGTATGLLARYAGADIAPPERRGRATGTVLLATTLGAVVGPNLVGPTGALAHAWGIPRLAGPFLLAAVAYAAAGLVLWVWLRPDPLLLARATPEPGPEPEPGAEPESVPVPAPRSSAVARTARSDRPAPLPGLVTGATVMITAQLVMIAVMTMTPVHMTGHGHGTQAAGFVIALHVGAMFLPSPLSGLLVDRIGRLPVAASSGAVLLAACLVAALAPPTGMVGLSCALVLLGVGWNLALVSGTALITDAVPGERRASVQGLVDVGVALAGATGGMASGLVVAGGGYPLLAVAAGTLALAVIPLVALRGAARS
- a CDS encoding isochorismatase family protein, translated to MTVSRTLRDVVGLDNTLPRLSESALVMIDFQNTYRTGVMRLEGAEEALAAGARLLTAARAAGTPVVHIVNDGGEGTPYDIRAEIGAISPEVAPVDGEYVVVKQVPNAFHGTDLEKVLREHGVGTELILAGFMTHMCVQFTAQGAFNLGYRPTVVAEATATRSLPAADGTALSADALQTAALTTVADLFGTVAPTVDDLTV
- a CDS encoding TetR/AcrR family transcriptional regulator, whose translation is MSAARDRILEATSELLATKDASAISTRAICDRAGVGMPEIYRQFGDKQGLLTAVADLGFERFLANKRKNPLTEDPVADLRVAWDSHVAYALGNPHLYRLMFTPLGDPRPRAIDDAQELLRSAVRRCAEAGRLRTSVELAAQSIMSANVGVCLMALSFPELFGGLDGSQWVRDAVIGRATGDEPEDTRVDSATVLARALLGTLTGTAPVDDAVLAPLRGTGR
- a CDS encoding MBL fold metallo-hydrolase gives rise to the protein MQRRRPKLLRLTTAAVAATAGMSLLAACGSGDGGGGNEKAGRTAEGAKSPAARPGPAGGRDFSVTHIGGPTTIVEIAGARILLDPTFDEPKKYKSGLEKTAGPALGVDRIGKIDAVLLSHDQHDDNLDDAGRELLEEVPVVLSTPGAHQRLGDHVKGMKSWTSHDLKVSGRTIKVTAVPALHGPDGVDRGADGEVTGFALSGRGVPTTYVSGDNAAVKVAKRTGAGIEKRFGALDTAILFAGAARTPAILDNAPLTLTSKNAAAVAEALAPRKVVPVHTDSWNIYSQDMKSLVRAFEKRGVEDALVVPAPAGKPTSLR
- a CDS encoding carbonic anhydrase, coding for MQSLIENARTFATTHVADPRNAAAFEALGAGQSPEALFVTCSDSRVVPTLITGASPGELFELRTAGNVVPPYPSCGPIAADGRPMSEAATIEYAVCVLGVRDIVVCGHSHCGAVGALVRQEDLSAVPAVRDWLELSVAPDAALRSQPTTSVDVAEAVQAHVLDQVEILRSYPCVSERTADGSLTLHAWYYEVHTGTVAAHRPSSDGRPAFGPL